In Pseudomonas putida, a genomic segment contains:
- the ilvN gene encoding acetolactate synthase small subunit, translated as MRHIISLLLENEPGALSRVVGLFSQRNYNIESLTVAPTEDPTLSRLTLTTVGHDEVIEQITKNLNKLVEVVKLVDLSESAHIERELMLVKVKATGAQRAEIKRTTDIFRGQIVDVTASVYTVQLSGTSDKLDSFIQAIGTASILETVRSGVTGIARGDKVLSI; from the coding sequence ATGCGGCATATCATTTCCCTGCTGCTGGAAAACGAACCCGGTGCCTTGTCTCGCGTGGTCGGCCTGTTCTCCCAGCGCAACTACAACATTGAAAGCCTGACCGTGGCGCCGACCGAAGACCCGACCCTGTCGCGTCTGACGCTGACCACCGTTGGCCATGACGAAGTGATCGAACAGATCACCAAGAACCTGAACAAGCTGGTCGAGGTGGTGAAACTCGTCGACCTGTCGGAAAGCGCCCACATCGAGCGCGAACTGATGCTGGTCAAGGTCAAGGCCACCGGTGCCCAGCGCGCCGAGATCAAGCGCACCACGGATATCTTCCGTGGCCAGATCGTCGATGTGACCGCCAGCGTGTACACCGTGCAACTGAGCGGCACCAGCGACAAACTGGACAGCTTCATCCAGGCGATCGGCACTGCATCGATTCTCGAAACCGTGCGCAGCGGCGTTACCGGCATTGCCCGTGGCGACAAAGTGCTCAGCATCTAA
- the ilvC gene encoding ketol-acid reductoisomerase, translating into MKVFYDKDCDLSIIQGKKVAIIGYGSQGHAQACNLKDSGVDVTVGLRKGSATVAKAEAHGLKVADVATAVAAADLVMILTPDEFQGALYKNEIEPNIKKGATLAFSHGFSIHYNQVVPRADLDVIMIAPKAPGHTVRSEFVKGGGIPDLIAIYQDASGNAKNVALSYASGVGGGRTGIIETTFKDETETDLFGEQAVLCGGTVELVKAGFETLVEAGYAPEMAYFECLHELKLIVDLMYEGGIANMNYSISNNAEYGEYVTGPEVINEESRKAMRNALKRIQDGEYAKMFISEGATNYPSMTAKRRNNAAHGIEIIGEQLRSMMPWISANKIVDKTKN; encoded by the coding sequence ATGAAAGTTTTCTACGATAAAGACTGCGACCTTTCCATCATCCAGGGTAAGAAAGTCGCCATCATCGGTTACGGCTCCCAGGGCCACGCTCAAGCGTGCAACCTGAAGGACTCCGGTGTAGACGTTACCGTCGGTCTGCGTAAAGGTTCGGCTACCGTTGCCAAGGCTGAAGCCCACGGCCTGAAAGTTGCCGACGTGGCTACCGCCGTCGCCGCTGCCGACCTGGTCATGATCCTCACCCCGGACGAGTTCCAGGGCGCTCTGTACAAGAACGAGATCGAGCCGAACATCAAGAAGGGCGCTACCCTGGCCTTCTCCCACGGCTTCTCGATCCACTACAACCAAGTCGTGCCGCGCGCCGACCTGGACGTGATCATGATCGCGCCAAAGGCTCCAGGCCACACCGTTCGCTCCGAGTTCGTCAAAGGCGGCGGCATCCCTGACCTGATCGCCATCTACCAGGACGCCTCGGGCAACGCCAAGAACGTCGCCCTGTCCTACGCTTCGGGCGTCGGTGGCGGTCGTACCGGCATCATCGAAACCACCTTCAAGGACGAGACCGAAACCGACCTGTTCGGTGAGCAGGCTGTTCTTTGCGGCGGTACCGTCGAGCTGGTCAAAGCCGGTTTCGAAACCCTGGTCGAAGCTGGCTACGCGCCGGAAATGGCCTACTTCGAGTGCCTGCACGAGCTGAAGCTGATCGTTGACCTCATGTACGAAGGCGGCATCGCCAACATGAACTACTCGATCTCCAACAACGCCGAGTACGGTGAGTACGTCACTGGTCCAGAAGTCATCAACGAAGAATCCCGCAAGGCCATGCGCAACGCTCTGAAGCGCATCCAGGACGGCGAGTACGCGAAGATGTTCATCTCCGAAGGTGCCACCAACTACCCATCGATGACTGCCAAGCGTCGTAACAACGCTGCCCACGGCATCGAAATCATCGGTGAGCAACTGCGCTCGATGATGCCTTGGATCTCGGCCAACAAGATCGTCGACAAGACCAAGAACTGA